One window from the genome of Salvia miltiorrhiza cultivar Shanhuang (shh) chromosome 7, IMPLAD_Smil_shh, whole genome shotgun sequence encodes:
- the LOC130995191 gene encoding mechanosensitive ion channel protein 10-like: MDGNGNDKARKSTGEISMIGNQNRRGDMIINVSEDAKDSKSGFSAASPLRESNDSALNAQKSPPMSYASPETVRIAPIASKPPKIPTGEGLTRRKTLSRSVYSKPKARFGEQSVHIDGKMFDEDGPEVNVVPSRGASPNHVKADTGSASIKDRTVPITPKTPLMNSFRGLDEDEEIYKKVSSRKKLKYRKVRAKVLVEWLIFLCILGCLITSFTVHRLHHLKLWGLHLWKWFALVLVTFSGLLVTEWLMNFVVLLIELNYLLKKKVLYFVFGLKKIVQVCIWLALVLITWALLFREGVDRSSRATTKILDLITWTIASLLIGACLWLLKNLLLKILASSFHVNTFFDRIQESIFHQYILFSLSGKPVMEAEQLLGRASSNVSQFSFRVTKKDKEGKEKKEKEVIDINKLHQMKQEKVSAWTMKMLVDVISNSGLTTISNALDESVYNGGNEQTDKEITNEEEAIAAAYHIFRNVAQPGCTYIDEYDMRRFMLKEEVDIVFPMIDVGETGKIDRKALTEWVVKVYKDRRALAHALTDTKTAVKQLNKLITGILMIIIVVIWLLLTGIATTKVLVVMSSQLVVAVFMFGNTCKTIFEAIIFVFVMHPFDVGDRCVIDGVQMIVEEMNIFTTVFLKADNEKVYYPNSVLSTKPISNFYRSPDMGDSLEFSIDFKTSMEKIGALREKIKKYLEKNPQLWHANHNLVVKEIENVNKIKMALFFNHTMNFQNFAEKSRRRTELVLEMKRIFEELHISYDLLPQDVHLNDSRSSTETSK; this comes from the exons ATGGATGGAAATGGAAATGATAAAGCTCGAAAAAGTACCGGAGAGATTAGCATGATTGGGAATCAGAATAGAAGGGGTGATATGATAATTAATGTTTCTGAAGATGCAAAAGATTCAAAATCTGGCTTTTCAGCAGCATCACCTCTTAGAGAATCGAATGATTCGGCACTTAATGCACAAAAGTCGCCACCGATGAGCTACGCCTCACCTGAAACTGTGAGGATTGCTCCTATTGCTAGTAAGCCTCCCAAGATCCCCACAGGTGAGGGTCTCACTAGGCGAAAAACTTTATCCAGGTCGGTTTATTCTAAACCGAAAGCTCGATTTGGTGAGCAGTCTGTGCACATTGATGGTAAGATGTTTGATGAAGATGGGCCTGAAGTGAATGTGGTACCTAGTCGGGGTGCTTCGCCTAATCATGTAAAGGCGGATACTGGTAGTGCTAGCATAAAGGATAGGACTGTGCCAATAACTCCAAAAACCCCTCTTATGAATTCTTTTAGGGGATTGgatgaagatgaagagatatATAAGAAGGTTAGCAGCAGGAAGAAGCTAAAGTATAGAAAAGTGAGAGCCAAGGTTTTGGTTGAGTGGTTGATATTTCTTTGTATTCTTGGCTGTTTGATTACGAGTTTCACTGTTCATAGGTTGCACCATTTGAAGCTCTGGGGATTGCATCTTTGGAAGTGGTTTGCGCTTGTTTTGGTAACCTTCAGTGGCTTGCTGGTTACTGAGTGGCTGATgaattttgttgttttgttgaTTGAGCTAAACTATTTGCTGAAAAAGAAGGTATTGTATTTCGTTTTTGGCCTGAAGAAGATTGTTCAAGTTTGCATTTGGTTGGCTTTGGTGCTTATCACTTGGGCTTTGCTGTTCCGGGAAGGGGTGGACAGGTCGTCACGTGCTACCACCAAAATTTTGGATCTTATAACTTGGACTATTGCTTCATTGCTTATTGGTGCGTGCTTGTGGCTATTAAAGAATTTGTTGCTGAAGATTTTGGCATCTTCATTCCATGTGAACACATTCTTCGATAGGATTCAGGAATCAATCTTTCATCAGTACATACTATTTTCACTTTCTGGCAAGCCAGTCATGGAGGCGGAACAATTGTTGGGGAGAGCAAGCAGTAATGTAAGTCAATTTAGTTTCCGTGTCACAAAGAAGGATAAAGAAGgcaaggaaaagaaggagaaaGAGGTGATTGATATCAATAAGCTGCATCAGATGAAGCAAGAAAAGGTCTCTGCCTGGACCATGAAGATGTTAGTTGACGTTATATCTAATTCAGGGCTCACCACAATTTCTAATGCTCTTGATGAAAGTGTCTATAATGGGGGTAATGAACAAACCGACAAGGAAATAACAAACGAGGAGGAGGCAATTGCTGCTGCATATCACATTTTCAGAAATGTTGCTCAGCCTGGTTGCAC GTACATTGACGAATATGATATGAGGAGATTCATGCTTAAGGAAGAGGTTGACATTGTATTTCCAATGATTGATGTGGGCGAGACCGGGAAGATTGACAGAAAAGCTTTGACTGAATGGGTG GTGAAGGTTTACAAAGATCGGAGAGCGCTTGCCCATGCTCTTACAGACACAAAAACTGCTGTAAAGCAACTTAACAAGCTTATTACAGGGATTTTGATGATTATCATTGTAGTTATTTGGCTTCTCTTGACGGGAATAGCAACCACCAAAGTGCTTGTTGTTATGTCATCTCAGCTTGTTGTGGCTGTTTTTATGTTTGGAAACACTTGCAAGACTATATTTGAAGCTATCATCTTTGTATTTGTAATGCATCCCTTTGATGTTGGTGATCGCTGTGTTATTGATGGTGTTCAG ATGATCGTGGAAGAGATGAATATCTTTACAACTGTCTTTCTGAAGGCCGATAATGAGAAAGTGTATTACCCAAATTCTGTTCTGTCTACGAAACCCATAAGCAATTTCTACAGAAGCCCAGATATGGGAGATTCGCTCGAGTTCAGCATTGATTTCAAGACTTCAATGGAGAAAATTGGCGCTTTGAGAGAGAAAATCAAGAA GTATTTGGAGAAAAACCCTCAGCTCTGGCACGCAAATCACAATCTCGTCGTTAAGGAGATTGAAAATGTGAACAAGATTAAGATGGCCCTCTTTTTCAATCACACGATGAACTTCCAAAACTTTGCGGAAAAGAGCAGACGCAGAACCGAGCTGGTTCTGGAAATGAAGAGGATTTTCGAAGAGCTGCATATCAGCTACGATCTCCTTCCTCAAGATGTTCATCTCAACGACTCAAGATCATCGACAGAAACCAGCAAGTGA
- the LOC130994526 gene encoding uncharacterized protein LOC130994526, giving the protein MSTGWDSDDHLYEAPLFQQEFVCLPFDRYKNPELETGNKIVMPPSSLSLIAALGMRCPWFFKIESFGSDKASHCGVLEFCAEEGSVYVPRWMMDNLSVGDGDRVLLRDARPLRATWMLLRPHATAFIEVSNVRAVLETALRGFSCLSKGDTLAIGYNGEEFKIDVLDVGPGGEVVSLIDTDCEVEFAPPLDYVEPPPPPAVEMEEVEGEEEGEEEFRPFTGMARRLDGGEVVAAEGGGGAAAVEEYGGKEEREGVREFRPFEGVARRLDGGGGGSVAVEGAPAKEAAAAGAEKKREKEEEKKFKPFAGRGRVLGGPNFFD; this is encoded by the coding sequence ATGTCGACGGGGTGGGATTCCGACGATCATCTCTACGAAGCTCCTCTCTTCCAACAAGAGTTCGTCTGCCTCCCCTTCGACCGGTACAAGAATCCCGAGCTCGAAACCGGCAACAAGATCGTGATGCCGCcgtcgtctctctctctcatcgccGCCCTCGGCATGCGATGCCCTTGGTTCTTCAAGATCGAGAGCTTCGGCTCCGACAAGGCCTCCCACTGCGGCGTGCTCGAGTTCTGCGCCGAGGAGGGCTCCGTCTACGTGCCGCGGTGGATGATGGACAACCTGAGCGTCGGAGACGGCGACAGGGTGCTCCTCCGCGACGCCCGGCCGTTGAGGGCGACGTGGATGCTGCTGCGGCCGCACGCGACGGCGTTCATCGAGGTGTCGAACGTGAGGGCCGTGCTCGAGACGGCGCTGCGGGGGTTCTCGTGCTTGAGCAAAGGAGACACCCTCGCGATCGGGTATAATGGGGAGGAGTTTAAGATCGATGTTCTCGACGTCGGGCCCGGCGGCGAGGTGGTGTCGCTGATCGACACGGATTGCGAGGTCGAGTTCGCGCCGCCGTTGGATTATGtggagccgccgccgccgccggcggtGGAGATGGAGGAGGTCGAGGGCGAGGAGGAGGGAGAAGAGGAGTTTCGGCCGTTTACCGGGATGGCAAGGCGGCTCGATGGCGGGGAGGTGGTGGCGGCGGAGGGCGGCGGTGGCGCCGCCGCGGTGGAGGAATATGGCGGGAAAGAGGAGAGGGAAGGGGTGAGGGAGTTTCGGCCGTTTGAGGGGGTGGCGAGGCGGCTGGACGGGGGCGGGGGAGGCTCCGTCGCGGTGGAGGGGGCTCCGGCGAAAGAAGCCGCCGCCGCGGGagcggagaagaagagagagaaggaggaggagaagaagtTTAAGCCTTTTGCCGGAAGAGGGCGTGTTCTTGGTGGACCTAATTTCTTTGATTAG
- the LOC130995209 gene encoding thermospermine synthase ACAULIS5-like gives MSEAVEFFPYNNGFSSKVHYENSHLILDQNQEEEKQDSWFEEVIDDDLKWSFALNRVLHKGTSVYQDIALLDTKRFGKVLVIDGKMQSAEIDEYIYHECLIHPALLCHPNPKTVFIMGGGEGSTAREALRHKSVENVIMCDIDQEVVDFCRKHLTANHDAFRNKKLNLVINDAKAELEKREEKFDIIVGDLADPVEGGPCYQLYTKSFYENILKPKLNNNGIFVTQAGPGGLFTHKEVFSSIYNTIRQVFKYVRAYTAHVPSFADTWGWVIASDQPLSIDAAKMDIKIAERIEGELLYLNGATFVSSTILNKTVAKTLKNETHVYTEESARFIHGQGVACRN, from the exons atGAGTGAAGCTGTGGAATTCTTTCCTTACAACAATGGCTTCTCATCAAAGGTGCACTACGAAAACAGTCACTTGATCTTAGATCAAAATCAGGAGGAAGAAAAGCAAGATTCTTGGTTTGAAGAAGTGATCGATGATGATCTAAAATGGTCTTTTGCTTTGAACAG AGTGCTGCACAAAGGAACTAGTGTGTATCAAGACATTGCTCTTCTCGACACCAAACGATTTGGGAAg GTTTTGGTGATTGATGGGAAGATGCAGAGTGCAGAAATtgatgaatatatttatcatgaaTGCTTAATTCATCCTGCCCTTCTATGTCACCCCAA CCCAAAGACTGTGTTTATAATGGGAGGTGGCGAAGGATCTACTGCAAGAGAAGCACTAAGGCATAAATCAGTAGAGAATGTGATTATGTGTGATATTGATCag GAAGTGGTTGATTTCTGCAGGAAGCACCTTACAGCAAATCATGATGCTTTTCGAAACAAGAAGCTCAATTTAGTCATAAATGATGCCAA AGCTGAACtggagaagagagaagaaaagTTTGATATAATTGTGGGAGATTTGGCAGATCCTGTTGAAGGAGGGCCATGCTATCAACTATATACCAAGTCTTTCTATGAAAATATTCTCAAGCCCAAGCTCAATAATAATGGGATCTTTGTCACTCAG GCTGGACCGGGAGGTTTGTTCACTCATAAAGAGGTCTTCTCATCAATATACAACACAATTAGACAAGTCTTCAAGT ATGTTCGCGCTTACACAGCTCACGTGCCATCGTTTGCTGACACGTGGGGATGGGTCATT GCATCGGATCAACCACTCAGCATCGATGCAGCAAAAATGGACATCAAAATAGCAGAGAGAATTGAAGGGGAATTGTTGTATTTGAATGGCGCCACATTTGTTTCATCAACCATTTTGAACAAGACTGTTGCAAAAAC GTTGAAGAATGAGACCCATGTTTATACTGAGGAAAGTGCTAGGTTTATCCACGGCCAAGGAGTTGCATGTCGGAATTAA